One window from the genome of Solea solea chromosome 13, fSolSol10.1, whole genome shotgun sequence encodes:
- the LOC131471019 gene encoding sodium- and chloride-dependent transporter XTRP3-like isoform X1: MGNQERPKWDNPIQFLLACVSYAVGLGNVWRFPYLCQMHGGGGFLIPYLIMLVLEGVPLFCMELAVGQKMRLGSIGAWSAMNPYLGGVGLASVVTSMYLCLYYNVINAWSFWYFFNSFQSVLPWSDCPVNANQTGLLEECEKATPTQYFFYRETLNISPSINVNGGIHTSQALCLLLAWIISYLFVIRGVKSTGKVVYFTATFPYVVLFIYLIRGVTLHGALNGIQYMFTPKMEQLANPNTWINAATQIFFSLGLGFGSLIAFASYNEYNNNFERQAIAVSVINSGTSIFASIVTFAIYGFKATLNFENCLERSRMLLLNTFDLAEDSITIDTVFDWITKLNATYPEQFAQIEDKLEVCDLESELDTAVEGAGLAFIVYSEAIKNMPLPQLWSVLYFFMLLLLGMGSMLGNITAVITPMRDFKIFSRMSTEMCNGLVCMFCLLLGLSFTTTSGNYWFTMFNDYGANFSLLFVVLIEIITVSYVYGMNRFEKDIEDMLGHRPNWYWKIMWKFVSPLLLVAVFIVYIINYIQGGTPTYMAWDKEQGKTVVMEYPVFGQVFIGLLLVSSVSCVPLTALYVFCKKRKQGRHDKRENVLSTVSA, encoded by the exons GTGGATTCTTGATTCCATATCTTATCATGCTTGTTCTGGAGGGTGTTCCCTTATTCTGCATGGAGCTTGCCGTTGGTCAGAAGATGCGTCTTGGTAGCATTGGGGCATGGAGTGCCATGAATCCTTATTTGGGAGGAGTGG GTCTTGCCAGTGTTGTGACATCCATGTATCTGTGTCTCTATTACAACGTCATCAATGCATGGAGTTTCTGGTACTTCTTTAATTCATTTCAA TCAGTCCTGCCGTGGTCGGACTGCCCGGTCAACGCCAACCAAACAGGACTTCTGGAGGAGTGTGAAAAAGCGACACCCACCCAGTATTTTTTCTACAGGGAAACGCTTAACATTTCTCCTTCTATAAATGTGAATGGAGGCATTCATACAAGCCAGGCACTTTGCCTCCTTCTTGCCTGGATAATTAGTTACCTGTTTGTAATCCGCGGAGTGAAGTCAACCGGAAAG GTGGTGTACTTTACAGCCACGTTTCCATATGTGGTTCTGTTTATCTACCTGATCCGCGGTGTTACTCTTCATGGTGCCCTCAATGGTATCCAGTACATGTTCACACCAAAG ATGGAACAGCTTGCCAACCCTAATACATGGATAAATGCGGCCACTCAGATCTTTTTCTCTCTGGGTTTGGGTTTTGGATCACTCATAGCGTTTGCCAGCTACAACGAGTACAACAACAACTTTGAGCGCCAAGCAATCGCCGTGTCCGTCATCAACAGTGGAACATCCATCTTTGCCAGCATCGTTACCTTTGCCATCTATGGGTTTAAAGCCACTCTCAACTTTGAGAACTGTCTGGAGAG GTCACgcatgctgctgctgaataCATTTGATCTAGCAGAGGACAGCATCACCATTGACACTGTCTTTGACTGGATTACGAAGCTCAACGCAACATACCCGGAGCAGTTTGCTCAAATCGAAGACAAACTGGAAGTCTGTGACCTGGAGAGTGAACTAGACACT GCAGTGGAGGGGGCCGGCCTGGCCTTTATAGTGTACAGTGAGGCCATTAAAAACATGCCGCTGCCGCAGCTGTGGTCAGTGCTGTATTTCTTCATGCTCCTGCTGTTGGGAATGGGCAGCATGCTGGGCAACATCACTGCCGTCATCACGCCAATGAGAGACTTCAAGATCTTTTCCCGTATGAGCACCGAGATGTGTAATG GTCTGGTGTGCATGTTCTGTCTCCTGCTGGGCCTCAGCTTCACCACCACATCAGGGAATTACTGGTTTACCATGTTTAATGATTATGGGGCCAATTTCTCCCTGCTGTTTGTCGTCCTCATTGAGATCATAACTGTTAGCTACGTCTACGGAATGAACAG GTTTGAAAAAGACATAGAAGACATGCTTGGTCATCGTCCAAACTGGTACTGGAAAATCATGTGGAAATTCGTCAGTCCCCTACTTCTTGTCGCAGTATTTATCGTCTACATTATCAACTACATACAAGGAGGGACACCCACCTACATGGCATGGGACAAAGAGCAG GGTAAGACTGTGGTGATGGAATATCCTGTCTTTGGTCAAGTCTTCATCGGGCTGCTGCTGGTGTCCTCGGTCAGCTGTGTTCCCCTCACAGCTCTGTATGTATTCTGCAAGAAGAGGAAACAGGGACGTCATGATAAGAGGGAGAATGTCCTGAGCACAGTGTCTGCTTAG
- the LOC131471019 gene encoding sodium- and chloride-dependent transporter XTRP3A-like isoform X2, whose amino-acid sequence MECHESLFGRSGSCQCCDIHVSVSLLQRHQCMEFLSVLPWSDCPVNANQTGLLEECEKATPTQYFFYRETLNISPSINVNGGIHTSQALCLLLAWIISYLFVIRGVKSTGKVVYFTATFPYVVLFIYLIRGVTLHGALNGIQYMFTPKMEQLANPNTWINAATQIFFSLGLGFGSLIAFASYNEYNNNFERQAIAVSVINSGTSIFASIVTFAIYGFKATLNFENCLERSRMLLLNTFDLAEDSITIDTVFDWITKLNATYPEQFAQIEDKLEVCDLESELDTAVEGAGLAFIVYSEAIKNMPLPQLWSVLYFFMLLLLGMGSMLGNITAVITPMRDFKIFSRMSTEMCNGLVCMFCLLLGLSFTTTSGNYWFTMFNDYGANFSLLFVVLIEIITVSYVYGMNRFEKDIEDMLGHRPNWYWKIMWKFVSPLLLVAVFIVYIINYIQGGTPTYMAWDKEQGKTVVMEYPVFGQVFIGLLLVSSVSCVPLTALYVFCKKRKQGRHDKRENVLSTVSA is encoded by the exons ATGGAGTGCCATGAATCCTTATTTGGGAGGAGTGG GTCTTGCCAGTGTTGTGACATCCATGTATCTGTGTCTCTATTACAACGTCATCAATGCATGGAGTTTCTG TCAGTCCTGCCGTGGTCGGACTGCCCGGTCAACGCCAACCAAACAGGACTTCTGGAGGAGTGTGAAAAAGCGACACCCACCCAGTATTTTTTCTACAGGGAAACGCTTAACATTTCTCCTTCTATAAATGTGAATGGAGGCATTCATACAAGCCAGGCACTTTGCCTCCTTCTTGCCTGGATAATTAGTTACCTGTTTGTAATCCGCGGAGTGAAGTCAACCGGAAAG GTGGTGTACTTTACAGCCACGTTTCCATATGTGGTTCTGTTTATCTACCTGATCCGCGGTGTTACTCTTCATGGTGCCCTCAATGGTATCCAGTACATGTTCACACCAAAG ATGGAACAGCTTGCCAACCCTAATACATGGATAAATGCGGCCACTCAGATCTTTTTCTCTCTGGGTTTGGGTTTTGGATCACTCATAGCGTTTGCCAGCTACAACGAGTACAACAACAACTTTGAGCGCCAAGCAATCGCCGTGTCCGTCATCAACAGTGGAACATCCATCTTTGCCAGCATCGTTACCTTTGCCATCTATGGGTTTAAAGCCACTCTCAACTTTGAGAACTGTCTGGAGAG GTCACgcatgctgctgctgaataCATTTGATCTAGCAGAGGACAGCATCACCATTGACACTGTCTTTGACTGGATTACGAAGCTCAACGCAACATACCCGGAGCAGTTTGCTCAAATCGAAGACAAACTGGAAGTCTGTGACCTGGAGAGTGAACTAGACACT GCAGTGGAGGGGGCCGGCCTGGCCTTTATAGTGTACAGTGAGGCCATTAAAAACATGCCGCTGCCGCAGCTGTGGTCAGTGCTGTATTTCTTCATGCTCCTGCTGTTGGGAATGGGCAGCATGCTGGGCAACATCACTGCCGTCATCACGCCAATGAGAGACTTCAAGATCTTTTCCCGTATGAGCACCGAGATGTGTAATG GTCTGGTGTGCATGTTCTGTCTCCTGCTGGGCCTCAGCTTCACCACCACATCAGGGAATTACTGGTTTACCATGTTTAATGATTATGGGGCCAATTTCTCCCTGCTGTTTGTCGTCCTCATTGAGATCATAACTGTTAGCTACGTCTACGGAATGAACAG GTTTGAAAAAGACATAGAAGACATGCTTGGTCATCGTCCAAACTGGTACTGGAAAATCATGTGGAAATTCGTCAGTCCCCTACTTCTTGTCGCAGTATTTATCGTCTACATTATCAACTACATACAAGGAGGGACACCCACCTACATGGCATGGGACAAAGAGCAG GGTAAGACTGTGGTGATGGAATATCCTGTCTTTGGTCAAGTCTTCATCGGGCTGCTGCTGGTGTCCTCGGTCAGCTGTGTTCCCCTCACAGCTCTGTATGTATTCTGCAAGAAGAGGAAACAGGGACGTCATGATAAGAGGGAGAATGTCCTGAGCACAGTGTCTGCTTAG